From a region of the Posidoniimonas corsicana genome:
- a CDS encoding NPCBM/NEW2 domain-containing protein: MTKAPLLILLLSLGTYCTAATADDAASNDPAYWEFAPTPPMGWNSWDIFGTTVTEQQTREQADAMAEHLLPAGYDVLTVDIQWYEPNSVGHVYRPGAELTMDSHGRLTPGLKKFPSAADGKGFKPLADYVHSKGLRFGIHIMRGIPKQAVKANTPVLGTDVRAQDIAVTSSTCPWNPDMYGVDATKPGGQAYYDSLFAMYADWGVDYVKVDDISRPYDEVQRAEIEAIRKAIDKTGRPIVLSLSPGATPVAAGPHVMRHANLWRITDDFWDRWGLLHAMFERVDAWTPYRRPGAWPDADMIPLGYVEFGRPTKFTADEQQTLMTLWSIARSPLIFGGDMTRLDEPTLALLTNAEVLKVNQASTRNRQVSREKNLIVWTADAENGRDKYVALFNAQSKGDSIDFGDANYTSPVIAGRGKSQEVEVSVEGGKRLVLFVKDGGDGFSYDHAAWVEPTLHGPDGDLPLTDLEWSHASAGWGETRVDRTCEGRPLRVNGEPAKGIGTHAESTIIYDLPDGYDRFTATGVMTHRGSAVFGVLVDKGENGVADAAEVAVPLAELGITGKAAVRDLWSGEDLGEVEGAFSRSLPLHAAGLYRLSPVGE, translated from the coding sequence ATGACCAAAGCACCGCTGCTCATTCTGCTTCTCAGCCTAGGGACCTACTGCACGGCCGCCACAGCCGACGACGCGGCCTCCAACGACCCCGCCTACTGGGAGTTCGCCCCCACGCCGCCGATGGGCTGGAATAGTTGGGACATCTTCGGCACCACCGTCACCGAGCAGCAGACCAGAGAGCAGGCCGACGCGATGGCCGAGCACCTGCTGCCCGCCGGCTACGACGTGCTGACCGTCGATATCCAGTGGTACGAGCCGAACTCCGTGGGCCACGTGTACCGCCCGGGCGCCGAGCTGACGATGGACAGCCACGGCCGCCTGACGCCGGGCCTGAAGAAGTTCCCCTCCGCGGCCGACGGCAAGGGCTTCAAGCCGCTGGCCGACTACGTGCACTCCAAAGGGCTGCGGTTCGGCATCCACATCATGCGGGGCATCCCCAAGCAGGCGGTCAAGGCGAACACGCCCGTGCTGGGAACGGACGTCCGCGCGCAGGACATCGCCGTGACCAGCTCGACCTGCCCCTGGAACCCCGACATGTACGGCGTCGACGCGACAAAGCCGGGCGGCCAGGCGTACTACGACTCGCTGTTCGCGATGTACGCCGACTGGGGCGTCGACTACGTGAAGGTCGACGACATCTCCCGCCCGTACGACGAGGTGCAGCGCGCCGAGATCGAGGCGATCCGCAAGGCGATCGACAAAACCGGCCGGCCGATCGTGCTGAGCCTCTCGCCCGGCGCGACGCCGGTTGCCGCCGGGCCGCACGTGATGCGGCACGCCAACCTGTGGCGGATCACCGACGACTTCTGGGACCGCTGGGGGCTGCTGCACGCCATGTTCGAACGCGTCGACGCGTGGACGCCCTACCGCCGGCCCGGCGCATGGCCCGACGCCGACATGATCCCCCTGGGCTACGTCGAGTTCGGCCGCCCGACCAAGTTCACCGCCGACGAGCAGCAGACGCTCATGACGCTGTGGAGCATCGCCCGCTCGCCGCTCATCTTCGGCGGCGACATGACCCGCCTGGACGAGCCGACGCTCGCGCTGCTCACCAACGCCGAGGTGCTGAAGGTCAACCAGGCGAGCACGCGCAACCGCCAGGTGTCGCGTGAGAAAAACCTGATCGTCTGGACGGCCGACGCGGAGAACGGACGCGACAAGTACGTGGCCCTGTTCAACGCCCAGAGCAAGGGCGACTCCATCGACTTCGGCGACGCCAACTACACCAGCCCGGTCATCGCCGGCCGTGGCAAGTCGCAGGAGGTGGAGGTGTCGGTCGAGGGGGGCAAGCGGCTGGTGCTGTTCGTTAAGGACGGCGGCGATGGCTTCTCGTACGACCACGCAGCGTGGGTCGAACCCACGCTGCACGGCCCCGACGGCGACCTGCCGCTCACCGACCTCGAGTGGAGCCACGCCTCGGCCGGCTGGGGCGAGACCCGCGTCGACCGCACCTGCGAGGGCCGCCCGCTGCGCGTCAACGGCGAGCCCGCCAAGGGGATCGGCACGCACGCCGAGTCGACCATCATCTACGACCTGCCCGACGGCTACGACCGCTTCACCGCCACCGGCGTGATGACCCACCGCGGGTCGGCCGTGTTCGGCGTGCTGGTCGACAAGGGCGAGAACGGCGTCGCCGACGCCGCGGAGGTCGCCGTGCCGCTCGCCGAGCTCGGCATCACCGGCAAGGCGGCCGTGCGCGACCTGTGGAGCGGCGAGGACCTCGGCGAAGTCGAGGGCGCGTTCAGCCGCTCGCTCCCGCTGCACGCGGCCGGGCTGTACCGGTTGTCGCCGGTTGGGGAATGA
- a CDS encoding PQQ-binding-like beta-propeller repeat protein, with translation MTRPALCLAFCMLATPSLADSAAGGDWPQWQGPNRDAASAATGLLQEWPEGGPKLAWQVEELGGGDSAPAIADGRLYGMSNRGDEEVVWALNESDGSPLWASPLGPAFDQRFPQSKEGPGCTPTVNGDRLYVIGMGGTVACLRAADGEVLWRRSMTEEFGGVVPAWSYRESPLVDGGRVICTPGGKDATIAALDKLTGETIWTTVVPEAEKPAGDGDEQEGGRRRRRGFDLGPPSGAAYSSPIAIDFDGRRQYLQFTGLALVGVDAEDGRLLWRYDHPANAMRINCSTPIFHDGLAFAASAYGTGGGAVRLSPDGQGGVEAEEVYFSSNMQNHHGGMLVIDNALYGANGGNGGGFLACLDFPSGELLWRDRDAPKGALLYADRRIYLRSEDGEVLLIEPNRDELITHGRFEQPQRTDKPAWAHPVVANGRLYIRDQGLLLCYDVSAAASGG, from the coding sequence ATGACCCGCCCCGCCCTCTGCCTAGCGTTCTGCATGCTCGCCACCCCGTCGCTCGCCGACTCGGCCGCGGGCGGCGACTGGCCCCAGTGGCAGGGCCCCAACCGCGACGCTGCGTCGGCCGCGACCGGCCTGCTGCAGGAATGGCCCGAGGGCGGACCCAAGCTCGCCTGGCAGGTCGAGGAGCTCGGCGGCGGCGACAGCGCGCCCGCCATCGCCGACGGGCGCCTGTACGGCATGAGCAACCGCGGCGACGAAGAGGTGGTGTGGGCGCTCAACGAGTCCGACGGCAGCCCGCTGTGGGCCAGCCCGCTGGGGCCGGCGTTCGATCAGCGGTTCCCCCAATCGAAAGAAGGCCCCGGCTGCACGCCGACCGTCAACGGCGACCGCCTGTACGTGATTGGCATGGGCGGCACGGTCGCCTGCCTGCGGGCCGCCGACGGCGAGGTGCTGTGGCGGCGGAGCATGACCGAAGAGTTCGGCGGCGTCGTGCCGGCCTGGAGCTACCGCGAGTCGCCGCTGGTCGACGGCGGCCGCGTGATCTGCACGCCCGGCGGCAAGGACGCGACGATCGCCGCGCTCGACAAGCTGACCGGCGAGACGATCTGGACCACGGTCGTCCCCGAGGCCGAGAAACCGGCGGGCGACGGGGACGAGCAGGAGGGCGGGCGGCGTCGCCGGCGCGGTTTCGACCTCGGCCCGCCGTCTGGCGCGGCGTACTCTTCTCCGATCGCGATCGACTTCGACGGCCGGCGGCAGTACCTGCAGTTCACCGGGCTGGCGCTGGTCGGCGTCGATGCGGAGGACGGCCGCCTGCTGTGGCGGTACGACCACCCGGCCAACGCCATGCGGATCAACTGCTCCACGCCTATCTTCCATGATGGCCTGGCGTTCGCCGCTTCGGCCTACGGGACCGGCGGCGGCGCCGTGCGGCTCAGCCCCGACGGCCAGGGCGGCGTCGAGGCCGAGGAGGTCTACTTCTCGTCCAACATGCAGAACCACCACGGCGGGATGCTGGTGATCGACAACGCGCTGTACGGCGCGAACGGCGGCAACGGCGGCGGGTTCTTGGCCTGCCTGGACTTCCCGTCCGGCGAGCTGCTGTGGCGCGACCGCGACGCGCCCAAGGGCGCCCTGCTCTACGCCGACCGGCGGATCTATCTCCGCAGCGAGGACGGCGAGGTGCTGCTGATCGAGCCCAACCGCGACGAGCTGATCACCCATGGCCGGTTCGAGCAGCCGCAGCGCACCGACAAGCCCGCCTGGGCGCACCCGGTGGTCGCCAACGGCCGGCTCTACATCCGCGACCAGGGCCTGCTGCTCTGTTACGACGTCAGCGCGGCGGCGTCGGGCGGTTGA
- a CDS encoding YheT family hydrolase codes for MVAASRLLQRFRPHPLVWGGNAQTLFAALFPWEAGPYKAVRRLVDLEDGDRLMVHDDCPRGWNDASPSALLVHGLGGSHASPYVERAAAKLNAEGVRTFRMDLRGCGAGEPYARGGAHCGSWDDVRAVVEHVSELAPRSPLHLIGYSLGGSLALNLAGELAEQRCGTLHSVMAVCPPVDLHAVDKSFSRGAGRAYSRHFARMMWKQITHRLETMPDPPYVDTSRVPRHIRQLDEQITAPLHGYASVEEYYNHASAGPRLGRIKLPTQIIAAADDPVIPADALSAFSLSSAIEVVVTKGGGHLGFFGRFGDDPDRRWIDWRVVEWVRGQHRAASSQLAMA; via the coding sequence TTGGTAGCTGCTTCGCGATTGCTGCAACGATTCCGCCCCCACCCGCTGGTCTGGGGCGGCAACGCCCAGACCCTGTTTGCGGCGCTGTTCCCCTGGGAGGCCGGCCCGTACAAGGCGGTCCGCCGGCTGGTGGACCTGGAGGACGGCGACCGGCTGATGGTGCACGACGACTGCCCCCGCGGCTGGAACGACGCCAGCCCCTCGGCCCTGCTGGTGCACGGCCTGGGCGGCTCGCACGCCAGCCCGTACGTCGAACGCGCCGCGGCGAAGCTCAACGCCGAGGGCGTCCGCACGTTCCGCATGGACCTCCGCGGCTGCGGCGCCGGCGAGCCCTACGCCCGCGGCGGCGCCCACTGCGGCAGCTGGGATGACGTCCGCGCCGTGGTGGAGCATGTCAGCGAGCTGGCGCCCCGCTCGCCGCTGCACCTCATCGGCTACTCGCTCGGCGGGTCGCTCGCGCTGAACCTGGCCGGCGAGCTGGCCGAACAACGCTGCGGCACGCTGCACAGCGTGATGGCGGTCTGCCCCCCGGTCGACCTGCACGCGGTCGACAAGTCGTTCAGCCGCGGCGCCGGCAGGGCGTACTCACGCCACTTCGCGCGCATGATGTGGAAGCAGATCACCCACCGCCTAGAGACGATGCCCGACCCGCCGTACGTGGACACGTCACGGGTGCCGCGGCACATCCGGCAGCTCGACGAGCAGATCACCGCGCCGCTGCACGGCTACGCCAGCGTCGAGGAGTACTACAACCACGCCAGCGCCGGTCCCCGGCTCGGCCGCATCAAGCTGCCGACGCAGATCATCGCCGCCGCGGACGACCCGGTCATCCCGGCCGACGCGCTCTCGGCGTTCAGCCTCAGCAGCGCCATCGAGGTGGTGGTCACCAAGGGCGGCGGTCACCTCGGCTTCTTCGGCCGCTTCGGCGACGACCCCGACCGCCGCTGGATCGACTGGCGCGTGGTGGAGTGGGTCCGCGGTCAGCACCGCGCCGCTAGCTCTCAGCTTGCGATGGCGTAG
- a CDS encoding DUF1573 domain-containing protein, with protein sequence MKAIPVAIGSLVVGAVIGSAVGYVSVGPPAPVSLDDVGPIAGPGIDTSAPKIVVDAPTFEFGVMQRGSKMRHNFVIRNDGTAALRLVAGRPSCKCTAFEVTSESIPAGGQAEIGLEWVAKSVPGPFRQTAPVNTNDPTRPVVELVIEGTVIEPSGLEPSVFEFGEIRAGEPATASLIYYTTKEGEIDLTAEAPSREEIAGLYDVSIEPVDASELPTPNAVDGRRVTLTSSAGLPVGPVMEWVKLRRGQNEDDEIEVPVAGRVVGDITLHGGKWNENAGVLNFGMVPSDEGAKSRLLLSAKGEHAADTRFEVLSVDPPELEVELGETVRRSDDVYHTYFTVEVPKGTRPMIHLNTPQGDDGVIRIKTTHPKSPEVVVRVRFAVTK encoded by the coding sequence ATGAAAGCAATTCCCGTGGCGATCGGTTCGTTGGTAGTCGGAGCGGTGATCGGCAGCGCGGTGGGGTACGTCAGCGTGGGTCCCCCGGCGCCGGTCAGCCTGGACGACGTCGGCCCGATCGCGGGGCCGGGGATCGACACCTCCGCGCCCAAGATCGTGGTCGACGCCCCGACGTTTGAGTTCGGCGTCATGCAGCGGGGCTCGAAGATGCGGCACAACTTCGTGATCCGCAACGATGGCACCGCCGCGCTCCGGCTGGTCGCCGGCCGGCCGAGCTGCAAGTGCACCGCGTTTGAGGTCACCTCCGAGTCGATCCCGGCGGGCGGGCAGGCCGAGATCGGGCTGGAGTGGGTGGCCAAGAGCGTGCCCGGCCCGTTCCGCCAGACCGCGCCGGTCAACACCAACGACCCCACCCGGCCGGTGGTCGAGCTGGTGATCGAGGGGACGGTGATCGAGCCCTCCGGCCTGGAGCCGAGCGTGTTTGAGTTTGGCGAGATCCGGGCGGGCGAGCCGGCCACGGCTTCTCTTATCTACTACACCACCAAGGAGGGTGAGATCGACCTCACCGCCGAGGCGCCTTCGCGGGAGGAGATCGCCGGGTTGTACGACGTCTCGATCGAGCCGGTCGACGCGTCGGAGCTGCCCACCCCCAACGCGGTGGACGGCCGCCGCGTGACGCTCACCTCGTCGGCCGGCCTGCCGGTCGGGCCGGTGATGGAGTGGGTCAAGCTGCGGCGGGGCCAGAACGAGGACGACGAGATCGAGGTGCCGGTCGCCGGCCGCGTGGTGGGCGACATCACCCTGCACGGCGGCAAGTGGAACGAGAACGCCGGCGTGCTGAACTTCGGCATGGTGCCCAGCGACGAGGGCGCCAAGAGCCGGCTCCTGTTGTCGGCCAAGGGAGAGCACGCCGCGGACACGCGGTTCGAGGTGCTGTCGGTCGACCCGCCGGAGCTCGAGGTCGAGCTGGGCGAGACCGTCCGCCGCAGCGACGACGTCTACCACACCTACTTCACGGTTGAAGTCCCTAAGGGGACCCGGCCGATGATTCACCTGAACACTCCTCAGGGGGACGACGGGGTCATCCGTATCAAGACCACGCACCCCAAATCGCCGGAGGTGGTGGTGCGGGTTCGGTTCGCCGTGACCAAGTAG
- a CDS encoding multiheme c-type cytochrome, protein MPDVSRSSAGARLRVLLSLSLLAVVCYAGSVIADTSGAEAPAKPGYAEKRPLPDKHAKVDPIKANGPIFVDWTKPDLTLVLTGAQDGYMEPCGCAGLTNQKGGLKRRHTFLKGLEAEGWNPVALDAGGQIKRFGQQAQIKLRRSLEALVAMDYQGVAFGSKDLRMDLLGVLINFDPEQNPMVSANVGIFGFDPAFSRRYKVIERGGLKVGFTSVLGKKEIAQLGKLTDVDLLDPEEAIKQVVPKMMEEHCDQHVLLVHGYPDEAAELAKHFPAFNWVVAGLGSDVPTIEARQVEGAKARLIEVGHKGMYAVAIGLYKDPNAAARYQSVPMDHRFEDSDQMQQMLVEYQDELKTMTLKGLGIRAVAHPRGHEFAGSAVCGDCHTEAMEVFENTPHSHATKTLVELDPPRHFDPECLSCHVTGWSPQKYVPFNSGFVSLQATSHLNANGCENCHGPAARHVAAENGDIDATDEQIEALRQELHMELVENEGNKDGQKLGEVVNNCLLCHDEDNSPDFDFQLYWPHVEHHGKD, encoded by the coding sequence ATGCCCGACGTTTCTCGAAGTTCTGCCGGCGCCCGCTTGCGCGTGCTGTTGTCGCTGTCACTGCTGGCGGTGGTTTGCTACGCGGGCAGCGTGATCGCCGACACCAGCGGCGCCGAAGCCCCCGCCAAGCCCGGCTACGCCGAGAAACGCCCGCTGCCCGACAAGCACGCCAAAGTCGACCCGATTAAGGCCAACGGCCCGATCTTTGTCGACTGGACCAAGCCCGACCTGACGCTGGTGCTGACCGGGGCCCAGGACGGCTACATGGAGCCGTGCGGCTGCGCGGGCCTGACCAACCAGAAGGGCGGCCTGAAGCGGCGCCACACATTCCTCAAGGGGCTCGAGGCCGAGGGCTGGAACCCGGTTGCGCTGGACGCCGGCGGCCAGATCAAGCGTTTCGGCCAGCAGGCCCAGATCAAGCTCCGCCGCTCGCTCGAGGCGCTGGTCGCGATGGACTACCAGGGCGTGGCGTTCGGCAGCAAGGACCTGCGGATGGACCTGCTGGGCGTGCTGATCAACTTCGACCCGGAACAGAACCCGATGGTCAGCGCGAACGTCGGCATCTTCGGCTTCGACCCGGCGTTCAGCCGCCGCTACAAGGTGATTGAGCGGGGCGGCTTAAAGGTCGGCTTCACGTCGGTGCTGGGCAAGAAAGAGATCGCCCAGCTCGGCAAGCTCACCGACGTCGACCTGCTGGACCCGGAGGAGGCGATCAAGCAGGTCGTGCCGAAGATGATGGAGGAGCACTGCGACCAGCATGTGCTCTTGGTGCACGGCTACCCGGACGAGGCCGCCGAGCTGGCCAAGCACTTCCCCGCGTTCAACTGGGTGGTCGCCGGCCTGGGCTCGGACGTGCCCACCATCGAGGCCCGCCAGGTCGAGGGCGCCAAGGCGCGGCTCATCGAGGTCGGCCACAAGGGCATGTACGCGGTGGCGATCGGCCTGTACAAGGACCCCAACGCCGCGGCCCGCTACCAGAGCGTGCCGATGGACCACCGGTTCGAGGACTCGGACCAGATGCAGCAGATGCTCGTCGAGTACCAGGACGAGCTCAAGACCATGACCCTCAAGGGCCTGGGCATCCGCGCGGTGGCCCACCCCCGCGGGCACGAGTTTGCCGGCTCGGCCGTTTGTGGCGACTGCCACACCGAGGCGATGGAGGTCTTCGAGAACACGCCGCACTCGCACGCCACCAAGACGCTGGTCGAACTCGACCCGCCGCGGCACTTCGACCCCGAGTGCCTGAGCTGCCACGTCACGGGCTGGAGCCCGCAGAAGTACGTGCCGTTCAACTCCGGCTTTGTGAGCCTGCAGGCCACGTCGCACCTGAACGCCAACGGCTGCGAGAACTGCCACGGCCCGGCCGCCCGCCACGTGGCGGCCGAGAACGGCGACATCGACGCTACCGACGAGCAGATCGAGGCCCTCCGCCAGGAGCTGCACATGGAGCTGGTGGAGAACGAGGGCAACAAGGACGGGCAGAAGCTGGGCGAGGTGGTCAACAACTGCCTGCTCTGCCACGACGAGGACAACTCGCCGGACTTCGACTTCCAGCTCTACTGGCCGCACGTCGAGCACCACGGCAAGGACTGA
- the proS gene encoding proline--tRNA ligase, with protein MAKGPKNAISPTRAENYPEWYQQVITAADLAEDSDVRGCMVIKPWGYAIWENIQRRLDAMFKATGHENAYFPLFIPMSFLEKEAEHVEGFAKECAVVTHHKLVPDGEGGLRPDPESKLDEPLIVRPTSETIIGATFARWVQSYRDLPILINQWANVVRWELRTRKFLRTTEFLWQEGHTVHAAREQAEDETRLMLDVYAAFAEQHMAMPVIKGEKTAGERFPGAVATYSIEAMMQDRKALQAGTSHFLGQNFAKAQEIMFQSEEGQREYAWTTSWGVSTRLVGGLIMTHSDDDGLVLPPKLAPAHVVILPMHRNDEERDMVMEYVSNLKGALEAQLYDGEPIRVRVDSRDLRGGEKKWQWVKKGVPIRIEIGPRDIAQGGFKPARRDLSGPPQDLVSAEAFVASAASILEEIQQGLFDRAAKLRDEATVEIDDLKQFEEFFAAKAPGGLAYAYFTDGPEMEAKCKALKITPRCVPLDDDPQPGKCLFTGAETTKRAVFARAY; from the coding sequence ATGGCCAAGGGCCCCAAGAACGCGATCTCGCCCACCCGGGCGGAAAACTACCCGGAGTGGTACCAGCAGGTCATTACCGCCGCCGACCTGGCCGAAGACTCGGACGTGCGTGGTTGCATGGTGATCAAGCCGTGGGGCTACGCCATCTGGGAGAACATCCAGCGGCGGCTGGACGCCATGTTCAAGGCCACCGGGCACGAGAACGCCTACTTCCCGCTGTTCATCCCGATGAGCTTCCTGGAGAAGGAGGCCGAGCACGTCGAGGGCTTCGCCAAGGAGTGCGCGGTGGTCACGCACCACAAGCTGGTGCCCGACGGCGAGGGCGGCCTGCGGCCCGACCCGGAATCGAAGCTCGACGAGCCGCTCATCGTGCGGCCCACCAGCGAGACCATCATCGGCGCCACGTTCGCGCGGTGGGTGCAGAGCTACCGCGACCTGCCGATCCTGATCAACCAGTGGGCCAACGTGGTGCGGTGGGAGCTGCGCACCCGCAAGTTCCTCCGCACGACCGAGTTCCTCTGGCAGGAGGGCCACACGGTGCACGCCGCCCGCGAGCAGGCCGAGGACGAGACCCGGCTCATGCTCGACGTGTACGCCGCGTTCGCCGAGCAGCACATGGCGATGCCGGTCATCAAGGGCGAGAAGACCGCTGGCGAGCGGTTCCCCGGCGCCGTGGCCACCTACTCCATCGAGGCCATGATGCAGGACCGCAAGGCGCTGCAGGCCGGCACCTCGCACTTCCTGGGGCAGAACTTCGCCAAGGCGCAGGAGATCATGTTCCAGAGCGAAGAGGGCCAGCGCGAGTACGCCTGGACCACCAGCTGGGGCGTGAGCACGCGGCTGGTGGGCGGGCTGATCATGACCCACTCCGACGACGACGGGCTCGTGCTGCCCCCCAAGCTGGCGCCGGCCCACGTGGTGATCCTGCCGATGCACCGCAACGACGAGGAGCGGGACATGGTCATGGAGTACGTGTCGAACCTGAAGGGCGCGCTGGAGGCCCAGCTGTACGACGGCGAGCCGATCCGCGTGCGGGTCGACAGCCGCGACCTCCGCGGCGGCGAGAAGAAGTGGCAGTGGGTCAAGAAGGGCGTGCCGATCCGGATCGAGATCGGCCCCCGCGACATCGCCCAAGGCGGCTTCAAGCCGGCCCGCCGCGACCTGTCCGGGCCGCCGCAAGACCTGGTCAGCGCCGAGGCGTTTGTCGCCAGCGCGGCGTCGATCCTGGAGGAGATCCAGCAGGGCCTGTTCGACCGCGCGGCCAAGCTCCGCGACGAGGCGACCGTCGAGATCGACGACCTCAAGCAGTTCGAGGAGTTCTTCGCCGCCAAGGCGCCCGGCGGGCTGGCCTACGCTTACTTCACCGATGGCCCCGAGATGGAGGCCAAGTGCAAGGCCCTCAAGATCACGCCCCGCTGCGTGCCGCTGGACGACGACCCGCAGCCCGGCAAGTGCCTGTTCACCGGCGCCGAGACCACCAAGCGGGCCGTGTTCGCCCGGGCCTACTAG
- a CDS encoding calcium/sodium antiporter, with protein MVTLQFLGGLSLLIAGAELLVRGASRLAAAVGLSPLVIGLTVVAFGTSAPELAVSVKASVSGQADVALGNVVGSNTFNVLAILGVASLIAPLAVSSQLVRLDVPVMVVASVLAWWLASDGVISRADGLLLASLFAAYTVALLRIGKQESLTLAQQDSDQAGAGRMMLKAAAAAVIGLGMLVVGARLLVDAAVAMATAAGVSEVLIGLTIVAAGTSLPEVVTSVVASLRGERDIAVGNVVGSNLFNLLCVLGVAGMASPAGVPVAPAVLRFDLPVMTAAAALCLPIFFTRFTIDRWEGAVLLGLYVAYVGWLASSAM; from the coding sequence ATGGTAACGCTGCAATTCTTGGGCGGCCTGTCGCTGCTGATCGCGGGGGCGGAGCTGTTGGTGCGTGGCGCCAGCCGGCTGGCCGCCGCGGTGGGCCTGTCACCGTTGGTCATCGGGCTGACGGTGGTGGCGTTCGGCACCAGCGCCCCGGAGCTGGCGGTGAGCGTCAAGGCGTCGGTGTCCGGCCAGGCGGACGTGGCGCTGGGCAACGTGGTCGGCAGCAACACGTTCAACGTGCTGGCTATCCTGGGTGTGGCGTCGCTTATCGCACCGCTGGCGGTCTCGTCGCAGCTCGTGCGGCTGGACGTCCCCGTGATGGTTGTGGCGTCGGTGCTGGCGTGGTGGCTGGCCAGCGACGGCGTGATCAGCCGGGCCGACGGGCTGCTGCTGGCGTCGCTGTTCGCAGCGTACACGGTCGCGCTGCTACGCATCGGCAAGCAGGAGTCGCTGACACTAGCGCAACAAGACTCCGATCAGGCCGGCGCGGGCCGGATGATGCTGAAGGCGGCGGCTGCAGCGGTTATTGGGCTCGGCATGCTGGTCGTCGGCGCCCGGCTGCTGGTCGACGCGGCCGTCGCGATGGCGACCGCCGCCGGCGTCAGCGAGGTGCTGATCGGCTTGACGATCGTGGCGGCCGGCACCTCGCTGCCCGAGGTGGTCACGTCGGTGGTCGCCAGCCTCCGCGGCGAGCGGGACATCGCGGTCGGCAACGTGGTCGGCAGCAACCTGTTCAATCTGCTGTGCGTGCTGGGCGTCGCGGGCATGGCGTCGCCGGCGGGCGTGCCGGTCGCGCCGGCGGTGCTGCGATTCGACCTGCCCGTGATGACGGCCGCCGCCGCCCTCTGCCTGCCGATCTTCTTCACCCGCTTCACGATCGACCGCTGGGAGGGCGCCGTATTGCTCGGCCTGTACGTCGCCTACGTCGGGTGGCTGGCATCGTCGGCGATGTAG
- a CDS encoding AraC family transcriptional regulator produces the protein MNQDLPSAATDRVQDDTQELADRIAARHAEDGRLEVQPGLFFNRGSQAGQRVHALVEPSFCVIAQGSKEIMLGAEAFRYDPAHYLITTLRLPLTGEVVDASPERPYLSFRLVLDPAMVTSVIVESGLVEPQADAGQRAVDVSPLGGDLLDAVLRLVRLTEQPDAYAVLAPLVTREIVYRLLVGAQSGRLRHLAKLGGHSHRIAEAIETIRNNFDKPLRVEGVAKQLSMSVSGFHAQFKNVTAMSPLQFQKNLRLQEARRLMVSENLDAAQAGFSVGYEDASHFSREYKRHFGNPPKRDVEAIRERASVGGRN, from the coding sequence ATGAACCAGGATCTACCAAGCGCCGCCACCGACCGGGTGCAGGATGATACCCAAGAACTGGCGGACCGGATCGCCGCCCGGCACGCCGAAGACGGTCGGCTGGAGGTGCAGCCCGGCCTGTTCTTCAACCGTGGCAGCCAGGCCGGCCAGAGGGTGCACGCGCTGGTTGAGCCATCGTTCTGCGTGATTGCCCAGGGCAGCAAGGAGATCATGCTGGGGGCCGAGGCGTTCCGCTACGACCCGGCGCACTACCTGATCACGACGCTGAGGCTCCCGCTCACCGGCGAGGTGGTCGACGCGTCGCCCGAGCGACCCTACCTCAGTTTCCGCCTGGTGCTCGACCCCGCAATGGTGACCTCCGTCATTGTCGAGTCGGGACTTGTCGAACCGCAAGCGGACGCCGGGCAGCGGGCCGTAGACGTGAGCCCGCTGGGGGGCGACCTGCTTGACGCGGTGCTGCGGCTGGTGCGACTCACCGAACAGCCGGACGCGTACGCGGTTCTCGCTCCGCTCGTCACGCGGGAGATCGTCTACCGGCTGCTGGTGGGCGCGCAGAGCGGTCGCCTGCGCCACCTCGCGAAGCTCGGCGGCCACTCGCACCGCATCGCCGAGGCGATCGAGACCATCCGCAACAACTTTGACAAGCCGCTGCGGGTGGAGGGGGTGGCGAAGCAGCTAAGCATGAGTGTGTCTGGATTCCACGCGCAGTTTAAGAACGTCACGGCTATGAGCCCGCTGCAGTTCCAGAAGAACCTGCGGCTGCAAGAGGCCCGCCGGCTGATGGTGAGCGAGAACCTGGACGCCGCCCAGGCGGGGTTTTCCGTCGGCTACGAGGACGCTTCCCACTTTAGCCGCGAGTACAAACGGCACTTCGGCAACCCTCCCAAGCGGGATGTGGAAGCAATCCGTGAAAGGGCGTCGGTCGGCGGTCGAAACTGA